One Microbacterium sp. zg-B96 genomic region harbors:
- a CDS encoding Rv3235 family protein — protein MVPTPSPAPRPAPSSVAVDDFLAPQRTSTSELPDPEPLLRNLTRGVLEVLAGVREVDQLARWFTEEPFHALVTRANLRARARSARGVAATRPVHVIGTIIQSSPADGVIEAVVVVSGPARTRAVAIRLEGMDRRWRATSLALL, from the coding sequence ATGGTCCCGACACCCTCACCGGCACCGCGTCCCGCCCCCTCCTCCGTCGCCGTGGACGACTTCCTCGCCCCGCAGCGCACGTCCACCAGCGAGCTGCCCGATCCCGAGCCGCTGCTGCGCAACCTCACCCGCGGGGTGCTGGAAGTGCTCGCCGGCGTGCGGGAGGTCGACCAGCTCGCGCGTTGGTTCACCGAGGAGCCGTTCCATGCGCTGGTCACCCGGGCGAACCTGCGCGCCCGCGCCCGCAGCGCCCGCGGTGTCGCCGCCACCCGCCCGGTGCACGTGATCGGCACCATCATCCAGTCCTCCCCCGCCGACGGGGTCATCGAGGCGGTCGTGGTGGTCTCCGGACCGGCACGCACCCGCGCCGTCGCGATCCGCCTCGAGGGCATGG